The Desulfobulbaceae bacterium region CTCGCCATCCTCCGGCGGGGCTGCAATGTGATAGCCATCCCCAGAGAGACCGTAACCGGTTATTTCAGCATAGATTTTGGCGTCACGAGCCTTGGCATGATCAAGAGACTCAATTACCATAATGCCTGCACCCTCACCAATGACGAAACCATCTCGATCACTGTCAAACGGACGGGAAGCCTTTTCTGGCTCGTCATTACGGGTAGACAAAGCTTTCATGGCATTAAATCCACCGACAGCCATTGGACAGATCACTGACTCACTACCGCCAGTAACCACGGCATCACAGTCTCCCCGAACGATGGAGTGGTACGCCTCGCCAACGGCGTGAGTTCCTGCGGCGCAGGCCGTAGTCACAGACAGGTTGGGACCTTTCAACTTAAAAATAATTGAAATCTGCCCTGCACCCATGTTAGGAATGACCATGGGGATAAAAAATGGGGTAATCTTTTTTGCCCCCCGCTCCAACATGATCTGATGATATTTTTCAATGGTGGGCAATCCACCCAGTCCGCACCCGGTAATTGATCCAATCCGGGTCGCATTGTCAGTTGTGACCTCAAGGCCTGCATCATCTAGCGCCATTTTAGCAGCGGCAACTGCATACTGGACAAAAAGATCCATATGCTTAGCCGCCTTCTTCTCGATGTAGTCTTCAACCTGAAAACCACGGACCTCTGCAGCGATCTTGACATCTGATTCAGCCGTGTCGAAACGACTGATCAAACCGACCCCGCTCTTTCCGGCGCAGAGGTTACTCCAGCTCTTCTCGACCCCGATCCCGACAGGAGTCACTAATCCAAGGCCTGTGATAACGACTCTTCTCTTCACCAAGGCTGTCTCCTAGCCCTTAACCGACTGAATGTGAGTGATTGCGTCCTGAACGGTAATAATCTTTTCAGCTACCTCATCTGCAATCTCCACCTCGAATGCCTCTTCCATTGCCATGATCAACTCGACCAAGTCCAAGGAATCCGCACCAAGGTCATCTACGAACGAGGCAGCCGGAACTACCTTCTCTTTGTCAACACTGAGTTGTTCGGCGATGATATCGATCAATTTATCCTGCACAGACATGGCTTTTCTCCTTTGTTATTAAGTTTCTGTAAAATTATGGTTTGTTTGCACACAGGGGCAACATCAGCCGTGGGCTTCCCCTATGCCATATCACATATACATCCCACCATTGACATGAATCGTCTGGCCGGTTACGTACGAAGCATCATCACTGGCAAGATAGGCAACCGCAGCAGCGACATCAGCAGGATTACCCAAACGAGCCAAGGGAATCTCGGACATCAACCTGGCGGTCACTTCTTCCGACAGACCACTGGTCATTTCGGTTTCAATATAGCCCGGAGCTACAGCATTAACAGTAATTGCCCGAGATGCCAACTCTCTAGCCACAGACTTGGTCAAACCGATAAGCCCGGCCTTGGCCGAGGCATAATTGACCTGTCCTGGGTTCCCGGCAAAACCGATCACCGAGGAGATGTTAATAATCCGCCCCCCCCGCTGCTTCATCATCACTCTGGACACTGCGCGGATGCAGTTAAATGCACCTTTGAGGTTGGTATCCAGCACAGCATCCCAGGCCTCGTCTTTCATTTTGACCAACAAGCCATCCCGTGTGATCCCGGCATTATTAACCAAAATATCAAGCCGTCCTTCGTCTGCGACTACAGACTGAAGGGCTTCTTGGGTTGCAATGCCGTCTGCGACGTCGAATTTGAGCGCCTTGGCGTCACCCCCCGTAGCCTTGATCATGGCTACGGTTTCCAAGGCAGGCTCAGCACGATTCACGTAATTAACAATTACCTTGGCTCCAAGGGCTCCCAACCGTAGACTTACGGCCTGACCGATACCTCGGCCTCCGCCAGTTACTACGGCCACTCTTCCACTTAGTTCCATACTCATCCTTCATCCTCTCGGTTTCAATCTTGGTTCCGTTACCTTGGGCAATCTATAATAATCAAAAGAACTGAGCAATTCAATCCTGACAATGAATCCGGCCACCAGGACAACCCCAACTCACCATGATTACAACTTCTTCGACCGCAAATTATCAATCAATTTAGGGAGCACCTCAAACAAATCACCAACAATGCCATACGTTGCAATGTCAAAGATCGGTGCATTCGGATCCTTATTAATAGCGATGATAGTATCCGATGAACTCATCCCCACCAGATGCTGAATCGCCCCTGAAATTCCGCAGCAAATATAAACCTTAGGTGCAACGGTCTTGCCGGTCTGTCCGACCTGATGGGGATAGTTGATCCATCCGGCATCAACAGCAGCCCTTGATGCCGCCACAGCGCCGCCCAGAATATCAGCAAGCTCCTGGATCAAGGCAAAACCCTTGGCATCACCAACACCTCGACCACCAGCAACAACGATATTGGCTTCGCTCAGATTAATCTTGTCCTCATCTTCCAGGATCGAGCTGAGAACCTCAACCCGCGAATGGA contains the following coding sequences:
- the acpP gene encoding acyl carrier protein, translating into MSVQDKLIDIIAEQLSVDKEKVVPAASFVDDLGADSLDLVELIMAMEEAFEVEIADEVAEKIITVQDAITHIQSVKG
- the fabF gene encoding beta-ketoacyl-ACP synthase II, translated to MVKRRVVITGLGLVTPVGIGVEKSWSNLCAGKSGVGLISRFDTAESDVKIAAEVRGFQVEDYIEKKAAKHMDLFVQYAVAAAKMALDDAGLEVTTDNATRIGSITGCGLGGLPTIEKYHQIMLERGAKKITPFFIPMVIPNMGAGQISIIFKLKGPNLSVTTACAAGTHAVGEAYHSIVRGDCDAVVTGGSESVICPMAVGGFNAMKALSTRNDEPEKASRPFDSDRDGFVIGEGAGIMVIESLDHAKARDAKIYAEITGYGLSGDGYHIAAPPEDGEGAVRCMRMALESSGLTPEDIDYVNAHGTSTPLNDQGETKALKTVFGDHAYKLAVSSTKSMTGHLLGGAGGIEAVFTALAVYHQIAPPTINLDNPSPECDLDYVPKTSRPMSIRAAISNSFGFGGTNAVLVVKRYED
- the fabG gene encoding 3-oxoacyl-[acyl-carrier-protein] reductase — translated: MELSGRVAVVTGGGRGIGQAVSLRLGALGAKVIVNYVNRAEPALETVAMIKATGGDAKALKFDVADGIATQEALQSVVADEGRLDILVNNAGITRDGLLVKMKDEAWDAVLDTNLKGAFNCIRAVSRVMMKQRGGRIINISSVIGFAGNPGQVNYASAKAGLIGLTKSVARELASRAITVNAVAPGYIETEMTSGLSEEVTARLMSEIPLARLGNPADVAAAVAYLASDDASYVTGQTIHVNGGMYM